In the genome of Magnolia sinica isolate HGM2019 chromosome 2, MsV1, whole genome shotgun sequence, one region contains:
- the LOC131237771 gene encoding probable histone acetyltransferase HAC-like 1 yields MHIKGGPVMEHMPGRFLQQGQNQPTLVMTGPSRLVGNTYHFHGNSRTISQSGWRRDLDITVMRKAMFNKIYGYFQRQPKFSIWKHKVPTIVMKIEERLFVNASTKEEYMDQNTLEHRFHIIIKSVRSKRIQAGRNCSLQGDNNPIFHSSISATPQASGCLGQQQPSNTFLGYNGNNLLSPTRLNTTSGQYIGGLDSAVSYNISQQMVIGIASSINQWPLSFGSLIGAPDVMPTFMENEMPLVDGLATTSEGYLNSSIYDNDQLNSTPFPRDQSMQISPTTGIQYHNEVFQMQNPKDHQLSELQYQEPKNVMIEGYSRSFSMESQTPLTCASDQWEQEWHSDQLTTQSSNNISKGSQTDAVVKQGQCYAPMEQEVHMSEQGPVPEQVWHSDQWTTQSSNNISNGSQTDAVVKQGRCYAPMEQEIQMSERGPVPEQARHSDQWTTQSSNNISNGSQTDAVVKQGQCYALMEQEVHMSEQGPIPEQVRHLDQWTIQSSKNISNGSQTDAVVKQGQCYAPMEQEVHMSEQGPVPEQVRHLDQWTTQSSNNISSGSQTNAVVKQGQCYAPMEPEVHMSEQGPVSHVRKATHQKVTQRDEVRQPQSPHLNRPVCGFGGNMLSTPKIMGVSLTEMFTSEQVKEHIQNLRQCVGQGKLEAENTQVMGESANKNSCKLCGVEKHFLEPPPIYCSLSNDRIKRNGIFYTADNGEKEHYFCNKCYSNHSKSFIVEGVAIPKTVLKKQRNTVEIEEAWVQCDKCETWQHQICALFNPQRNWGGKAKYTCPFCYIQEIESRERKPLPVTAFLGAKDLPRTALSDHIEQRLFRNLKQERQQRAKFLGKKFDEVQGAEGLVVRVVSSIDKKLEVKPRFLDIFKNNNYPSEFPYRSKVIMLFQKIEGVDVCLFSMHVQEFGLECPFPNKWHVYLSYLDSVKYFRPEIKAVTGEALRTFVYHEILIGYLDYCKRRGFVSCHIWSSPPLKGDDYILNCHPETQKLPKSDRLREWYRSMLHKALKENIVVERTDLYDRFFVPVDECKVKVSVTHLPYFDGDYLPDVIEDSINVLQQEEDERKVHKRGRKPISRRALRAAGYASLSGDTSKDILLMQKLGETIYPVKEEFIIANLQYSCSQCSQFIVEEKRWVCSQCRNFQLCQMCHDVEQRLHESEKHPIKNKEKHLLHLVEVNGVPSDNKGKEETIGCYISQTRDMFLNFCRVNHLQYDTLRRAKHSSMILLYHLHNPNEPIFHGLVRSLSQ; encoded by the exons ATGCATATTAAGGGAGGTCCAGTTATGGAACATATGCCAGGAAGGTTCTTACAGCAGGGGCAAAATCAACCTACTCTGGTGATGACGGGCCCTTCCCGACTGGTTGGAAACACTTATCATTTCCATGGAAATAGTCGAACAATTTCTCAGAGTGGATGGCGTAGGGATCTGGATATTACTGTGATGCGTAAAGCCATGTTCAATAAAAT CTATGGCTATTTTCAACGGCAACCAAAATTTTCCATTTGGAAGCACAAAGTGCCGACTATTGTAATGAAAATTGAAGAACGACTATTCGTAAATGCTTCTACAAAG GAGGAGTATATGGACCAAAATACTTTAGAGCATCGGTTCCATATTATCATTAAGTCTGTACGCTCCAAGCGCATCCAAGCAGGTCGCAATTGCAGCCTGCAAGGAGACAACAATCCCATTTTTCATTCCTCCATTAGTGCAACTCCACAAGCTTCAG GATGCCTGGGACAACAACAACCTTCCAATACGTTTCTTGGATATAATGGTAACAACTTGCTTTCACCTACCAGACTGAATACTACTTCAGGACAGTACATTGGAGGTCTAGACAGTGCTGTGTCCTATAATATTAGCCAACAGATGGTTATTGGGATAGCTTCCAGCATAAATCAGTGGCCTCTCTCTTTTGGCTCTCTGATTGGAGCTCCAGATGTCATGCCGACATTTATGGAGAACGAGATGCCATTGGTTGACGGGCTAGCAACAACATCTGAAGGCTATCTCAATTCTTCAATTTATG ATAATGATCAATTGAATTCAACTCCATTTCCACGTGACCAAAGTATGCAAATATCTCCAACAACTGGAATACAGTATCATAATGAGGTTTTCCAAATGCAAAACCCTAAAGATCATCAGCTTTCCGAGCTTCAATATCAAGAACCAAAGAATGTCATGATTGAAGGCTATTCGAGATCTTTCTCTATGGAATCACAAACTCCACTTACATGCGCTTCAGATCAGTGGGAGCAAGAGTGGCATTCAGACCAATTGACCACCCAGTCTTCTAACAACATCTCCAAAGGTTCACAGACCGATGCAGTGGTAAAACAAGGGCAGTGCTATGCTCCAATGGAGCAAGAAGTTCACATGTCAGAGCAAGGACCAGTGCCAGAGCAAGTGTGGCATTCAGACCAATGGACCACTCAGTCTTCTAACAACATCTCCAATGGTTCACAGACCGATGCAGTGGTAAAGCAAGGGCGGTGCTATGCTCCAATGGAGCAAGAAATTCAGATGTCAGAGCGAGGCCCAGTACCAGAGCAAGCGCGGCATTCAGACCAATGGACCACTCAGTCTTCTAACAACATCTCCAATGGTTCACAGACCGATGCAGTGGTAAAGCAAGGGCAATGCTATGCTCTAATGGAGCAAGAAGTTCACATGTCAGAGCAAGGCCCAATACCAGAGCAAGTGCGACATTTAGACCAATGGACCATTCAGTCTTCTAAGAACATCTCCAATGGTTCACAGACCGATGCAGTGGTAAAGCAAGGGCAGTGCTATGCTCCAATGGAGCAAGAAGTTCACATGTCAGAGCAAGGTCCAGTACCAGAGCAAGTGCGACATTTAGACCAATGGACCACTCAGTCTTCTAACAACATCTCCAGTGGTTCACAGACCAATGCAGTGGTAAAGCAAGGGCAGTGCTATGCTCCAATGGAGCCCGAAGTTCACATGTCAGAGCAAGGCCCAGTATCACATGTTCGAAAAGCAACTCATCAAAAAGTAACCCAACGAGATGAAGTGCGACAACCTCAGTCTCCTCATTTGAACAGACCTGTCTGTGGTTTTGGAGGAAATATGTTAAGCACACCAAAGATAATGGGTGTGTCCTTAACCGAGATGTTCACTTCAGAACAAGTTAAGGAGCATATCCAAAATCTTAGGCAGTGTGTTGGTCAG GGTAAATTAGAGGCGGAAAATACTCAAGTAATGGGAGAGTCAGCGAATAAgaactcttgcaagttgtgtggAGTGGAGAAGCATTTTCTTGAGCCACCTCCTATATATTGCTCACTATCCAATGACCGTATCAAGCGCAATGGAATATTTTATACTGCGGATAATGGTGAGAAAGAGCACTATTTTTGTAATAAATGCTATAGTAACCACAGCAAGAGTTTCATTGTTGAAGGAGTTGCTATTCCTAAGACGGTTCTAAAGAAGCAAAGGAACACAGTGGAAATCGAAGAAGCA TGGGTGCAATGCGATAAATGTGAAACTTGGCAACATCAAATATGTGCCCTTTTCAATCCACAGAGGAATTGGGGAGGGAAAGCTAAATACACCTGCCCATTTTGCTACATACAGGAGATAGAAAGCAGAGAGCGAAAGCCCTTACCAGTGACCGCTTTCCTTGGTGCAAAAGATTTGCCTAGAACTGCTCTTAGTGATCACATTGAGCAACGACTGTTCAGGAATCTCAAGCAAGAGAGACAGCAAAGGGCAAAGTTTTTGGGAAAAAAGTTCGACGAG GTACAAGGCGCCGAAGGTCTTGTTGTCAGAGTGGTCTCATCCATCGACAAGAAATTGGAAGTGAAACCACGATTTTTGGACATCTTTAAAAACAACAACTACCCATCAGAATTCCCATACAGATCAAAG GTCATTATGTTGTTTCAGAAGATTGAAGGGGTGGATGTATGCCTGTTCAGCATGCATGTACAGGAATTTGGATTGGAGTGTCCATTCCCAAATAAGTGGCATGtttatctttcatatcttgattCTGTCAAATACTTCAGGCCCGAGATAAAAGCTGTGACTGGAGAGGCTCTGCGCACCTTTGTTTATCATGAAATATTG ATTGGATATCTTGATTATTGCAAGAGACGAGGTTTTGTTAGCTGTCACATATGGTCCAGCCCACCTTTGAAAGGAGATGATTATATACTAAATTGTCATCCTGAGACACAGAAGTTACCAAAATCTGATAGGCTGAGAGAGTG GTACCGATCCATGCTACATAAAGCTCTCAAGGAGAATATTGTGGTGGAGCGCACTGATTTATATGATCGTTTCTTTGTGCCTGTTGACGAGTGCAAGGTCAAAGTAAGTGTGACTCATTTGCCATATTTTGATGGTGACTACTTGCCGGATGTTATCGAAGACAGTATAAATGTTCTCCAACAAGAAGAAGATGAACGAAAAGTGCATAAGAGGGGAAGAAAGCCAATAAGCAGAAGGGCTCTGAGAGCTGCTGGTTATGCTAGCCTTTCTGGTGACACCTCAAAGGATATTCTTCTAATGCAGAAG CTTGGTGAAACTATCTACCCCGTGAAGGAAGAGTTCATCATTGCCAACTTGCAATATTCTTGCTCTCAATGCTCGCAATTTATAGTAGAAGAAAAGCGATGGGTTTGCAGCCAATGCCGAAATTTTCAACTTTGCCAGAT GTGTCACGATGTAGAGCAAAGACTTCATGAGAGTGAAAAACACCCtataaaaaataaggaaaagcATTTACTTCATCTG GTTGAGGTGAATGGTGTACCTTCAGATAACAAGGGTAAAGAAGAGACTATTGGCTGTTACATTTCCCAAACTAGGGATATGTTCCTGAACTTCTGTCGAGTGAACCATCTTCAGTACGATACTCTTCGTCGGGCTAAGCATTCTTCAATGATCCTCCTCTATCATCTGCATAACCCAAACGAGCCCATTTTTCATGGGCTAGTGCGCAGTCTGTCACAATAA